CATTTTCAAACCAAGCCTTATCTTGTCCATTTTGACTACCTATGTAAATGCATTCTAAATTTCTTTTTTTTGCACTTTCTAGTATGCATTTAGCTATGCTTAAGTGTCCGCCTGTTCCACCGCCTGTGATTGCTATTTTCATAATTTAACCTTTTTTGAAATCATTAATACATATCCAAGTCCTATACAAATGGCCCACATTGAACTTCCTCCATAACTTAAAAGTGGTACCGCAACACCTTTAAGCGGAGTCAGAGAAATGATGCCAAAAGCATTCATAAAAAATGAGAATAAAAGCAAAAGTGCAATTCCGGAGCAAAAGATGAAGTGAATTTTACTTTCGCAACGCCCAGCTATTTTAAAAATTCTTAAAATCATCCATAAATACAAAAAGCAAACAAAGCTCAGTCCCACTAAGCCTATCTCTTCAGTAATACCTGAAAGAACGAAGTCTGTATGCACTTCACTTAAAAAACCTAATTTAAAAATTCCAAGTCCCAAACCTTCGCCAAAAATTCCCCCATGTGCTATAGCATTTAAGGAGTGTGAAATTTGATAGGGTTCAGAATTTGCACTCACTCTTAATGCGTTGGCTATCCAGTCAGGAAAAAGTGGCAAGAAAGCATCTTGTATATTTCCCCACCAACTTGTAATGCGTTGAATTCTTCTTTGGTTGCTAAAAATAACTAAAATTCCAATCATTGCAATAATGACAAGCCCAAAGGCAAATAATCTTTTACTCGCTCCTGCAAAAAAAGCCAAAGCTAAAATGATGAAAAATGAAATTACGCTCTGTCCTAAGTCATTTTGAGTCATGTAAATATAGCCTATCAATAAAGTCGCAACGATACAATAAGGCAATAAAATCAAAATTTCGTGCTTAATGGCTTTTTTACTATCATCAATGCGTCTTGTGTAACTCCAAGCTAAAAAATAAATGAGTCCAATTTTAAAAAATTCAACCGGAGAAATTGAAATAGGCCCAAGTCTTATCCAGCGTTTTGCACCACCACTTGCTGTAGCAAGAGAAGAAGGTAAAAAAGGCAAGATAATGATACAAATTACCGAAAATATCAGTAAAAAAGTGATGGGTTTGTAAGAATTGGGATTATTAGGATTTAATTTTGAAATGAAAAACATAATTAAAATTCCACTCACTCCAAAAAAAAGTTGCCTTATAAAAAAATGAAATTCGCCGTATTCAAAATAAAGTACAGTAAAAGCCGTAAGAGAATAGGAAAAAACAATACCTATAGCAATTAATGTTGAAGCGATATAAAACAATTTTTTATCAGCCAAAATGTCCCTCATTTTTATAAAATAAACGATTATTTTATAAAAAAATCTCTTAAAATAAGTGCAAAATAAAAGTGTAAAAATGAAAATAAAATTTTGAATAAATTTTTGGCTTTTAATATTTTAAAT
This genomic interval from Campylobacter sp. CCS1377 contains the following:
- the ftsW gene encoding putative lipid II flippase FtsW; amino-acid sequence: MLADKKLFYIASTLIAIGIVFSYSLTAFTVLYFEYGEFHFFIRQLFFGVSGILIMFFISKLNPNNPNSYKPITFLLIFSVICIIILPFLPSSLATASGGAKRWIRLGPISISPVEFFKIGLIYFLAWSYTRRIDDSKKAIKHEILILLPYCIVATLLIGYIYMTQNDLGQSVISFFIILALAFFAGASKRLFAFGLVIIAMIGILVIFSNQRRIQRITSWWGNIQDAFLPLFPDWIANALRVSANSEPYQISHSLNAIAHGGIFGEGLGLGIFKLGFLSEVHTDFVLSGITEEIGLVGLSFVCFLYLWMILRIFKIAGRCESKIHFIFCSGIALLLLFSFFMNAFGIISLTPLKGVAVPLLSYGGSSMWAICIGLGYVLMISKKVKL